In Paludibacter propionicigenes WB4, the genomic window GAAGACCTGACACGTGCGGCCTCGGTGGTAAAAAAAGCCAAAGAAGACGGACTACAAGTACAGGCTCAATTTATTATTAACCCCGGTTCAGAACAGGTACGCTACACCGCCGAACGCGATGGAGTGCTGGCCGAATTCGAATCGGTTGGCGGTATCGTTATGGCCAACGCCTGCGGACCCTGTATCGGTCAGTGGAAACGCGAAACCGACCAACCTGAACGCCCAAATTCCATCATCACCTCGTTCAACCGCAACTTTGCAAAACGTGCCGATGGCAACCCCAACACACACACCTTTATCGGTTCGCCGGAGGTGGTCGCCGCCCTCACCGTAGCCGGCGACTTGTGCTTTAACCCGCTTACCGACTCGCTTATAAACGCGAAAGGCGAAAAGGTGAAACTTACCGAACCATCAGGATACGAATTGCCAGCAAAAGGATATGCTGTAGAAGATGCCGGTTACATAGCTCCTGTAGCTGATGGAAGCAAGGTGGTAGTAAACATCAGTCCTGAATCCAAACGGTTACAGATACTACAACCCTTCACCGCATGGGATGGTAAAGATTTGATTGAACAACCGCTTCTGATCAAAGCCACCGGAAAATGTACCACTGACCACATATCGATGGCAGGTCCCTGGCTGAAATTCCGCGGACATCTGGATAATATTTCCGACAACATGCTTATAGGTGCTGTGAATGCCTTCAACAATAAAACGAATGCGGTGCTTGATCCTTCAACTGGCGAATATGTAGCCGTACCGGCCTTGGCACGCAAGTACAAAGCCCAGGGCATAGGCTCGGTGGTGGTAGCAGAGGAAAACTACGGCGAAGGCTCCAGCCGCGAACATGCAGCCATGGAACCACGCCACCTGAACGTAAAAGCCATTCTGGTAAAATCTTTTGCCCGCATACACGAAACAAACCTGAAAAAACAGGGCATGCTGGCACTTACTTTTGCCGACAAGAATGACTACGACAAAGTACGCGAAGACGACCGTATCAGTATCACCGGTCTGACCACCTTTGGCCCCGGTAAAAATCTTCAGATAGTGTTAACTCACTCCGATGGAACTACCGAAAGTTTCGAAGTATTACACACCTACAATCAGGCTCAAATTGACTGGTTTAGAGAAGGTAGCGCTTTAAATGCCATGCAAAAATAAAAAAACAAGAATTTGTGAGTCTTTAAAAAACAAAAATCATCAACAGCGTGTTAATGTAGTAATGAGAAGAAATAATAACAATATAAAACCTAAGGTCATGGAACAAGATTATTTAATTTATAAATTATCAGAGACGATAAAAACCACCAGCAGAATAGACAAAGAACTGTTCACCCAGTTCAATGTGAAGCGTGGTCTGCGTAACGAAGACCACTCCGGAGTATTAGTCGGACTTACCAAAGTGGGAGACGTAGTAGGATACGAAAAATTACCCGAAGGCGGACTGAAAGCTATTCCCGGAAAACTATACTATCGTGGTATCGACGTTGAAGATTTAGCTAGTGGCCTTGCAAAAGAAAACAGACTGGGATTTGAAGAAACAGCATTCCTGCTTCTTTCAGGTTATCTGCCAGATGCAGAAGAACTGATTACGTTCAAAAAAATCCTGTACAGTGCTATGCCGCTCAACCAAAAAGCGACGATGAACATCATCGATCTGGAAGGTCAGGACATTATGAATATATTAGCACGCAGCGTGTTGGAGCTTTATACCTTCGACCCTAATCCGGACGATATCTCACGCGATAATTTGATTCGCCAGTCTATTGAACTGATTGCAAAATTCCCAACTATTATTGCTTACGCTTACAATATTCTTCGCCACAGTCAACAAGGGCGCTCGTTACACATTCGCCACCCGAATGAGGATATGTCGTTGGCAGAAAATTTCCTTTACATGATGAAGGGGCCGAACAACTACACCGAACTGGATGTAAAGATTCTGGATTTAACCCTTATTCTTCATGCCGACCACGGTGGTGGTAACAACTCTACATTTACCGTACGTGTTACAAGTTCTTCGCAAACCGATACCTATTCATCTATCGCAGCTGGCATTGGTTCGCTGAAAGGTCCGCTACATGGTGGTGCAAACATCAAAGTGGTTCAAATGTTCGAACACCTGAAAACAGCCATAAAAGACTGGACAAATGTGAAGGAAATTGATGCTTACTTAAAGAAAATGCTTAACAAAGAAGCATACAACAAGAGTGGTCTCATTTACGGTATCGGTCATGCGGTATATACAATCTCCGATCCACGTGCACTAGTGCTCAAAGAAATGGCACGTCAAATGGCTGAAGAAAAAGGTCTGCAAAAAGAATTTGAGTTCCTGCAATTGCTTGACGAACGTTCAGTAAAAGCGTTCATGTCGTTCAAAGGTGATGATATCAACAAACAGGTTTGTACCAATGTCGATTTCTATTCCGGATTTGTGTATGACGCCATTGGTCTTCCAACCGAAGTATTTACTCCGCTTTTTGCAATGGCTCGTATCACCGGATGGACTGCTCACCGTATCGAAGAATTAAACTTTGCCAGCAAACGTATCATCCGCCCTGCTTACAAAAACGTAGGCGAAAAAAGACCATTTACACCCTTGAAGGATAGATAAGATAAATTAAAGGACAAAGGTCTAAAGTCAAAGGACAAAAGTCCACAGTCTTTAGACCTTTGAATTATGCCAAAGTGTATGAGAAACTTTGAAGAACTAAGAGTATGGCAAGATGCTCGTTTATTGGTGAATGACATTTACAAAATGACTGCAACTTGTAAAGATTATGGTTTCAAAGATCAAATACAAAGAGCTGCTGTTTCTATAATGAATAATATCGCAGAAGGATCTGAATCTGGTTCTGACCCATTATTTGTTCGTTATTTAAAAATTGCAAAAGCAAGTTGTGGCGAAGTAAGAAGTATGCTCTTTCTCTGTGAAGATTTGCATTATTGCTCTGCAGACACAGCCATTAGTCTTAAAAACAGAGCAATATTGATTTCATCATCCATCCAGAAACTAATTGAATATTTAAACAAGTCAAATAATCAGGAATCAAAATCTTAGACTTTTGACTTTAGACTCAAGACTACAGTACATGAAAGAAAAAATTAAAGTAACAAAACCGGTCGTTGAACTTGACGGCGATGAGATGACCCGCATAATCTGGGCATTTATTAAAGAACAACTTATCCTCCCTTACCTCGATCTGGATATCAAGTATTACGATTTGGGAATTGAAAATCGCGATTTGACCAACGATGAAGTAACCATTGAAGCAGCCAACGCTATCAATAAATACAATGTTGGAATTAAGTGTGCCACTATTACACCCGACGAAGCGCGTGTTGAAGAATTCGGTCTGAAAAAAATGTGGAAATCGCCTAACGGAACTCTCCGCAACATCATTGGTGGAACCGTTTTCCGTGAACCGATTATTTGCAACAACGTGCCGCGTTACGTGCAAGGCTGGACTAAACCTATCGTTATCGGTCGTCATGCATTTGGTGACCAGTACAAAGCCACCGATACAGTGATTAAAGGCAAAGGAACTCTGAAAATGACCTTTACCAATGAAGCTGGCGAAACCAAAGAATGGGAAGTGTATAACTTCAACGGCGATGGTGTAGCCATGACCATGTACAATACCGACGAATCAATCTACGGCTTTGCGCGCTCTTCTTTTCAGGTAGCGTTGGAGAAAAAGTGGCCATTGTATCTATCAACAAAAAACACCATTTTGAAAGCTTACGACGGACGCTTCAAAGACATTTTTCAGGAAGTGTACGAAAAAGAATTTCAGGCTGCATTTAAAGAGGCCGGAATTACATACGAGCACCGCCTGATTGATGACATGGTGGCTTCGTGCATGAAGTGGAACGGCGGATTTGTGTGGGCTTGTAAAAACTACGACGGTGATGTACAATCAGACACCGTGGCACAAGGATTCGGTTCGCTTGGATTAATGTCATCCGTACTTGTTACACCCGATGGAAAAACCGTAGAAGCCGAAGCAGCTCACGGAACAGTAACCCGACACTACCGTCAGCACCAACAGGGCAAGCAAACTTCGACTAACCCTATCGCTTCAATCTTTGCCTGGACTCGTGGACTCATGCACAGAGCTAAGCTGGACAACAATCCTGAATTGCAGAGCTTCTGCGAAAAACTGGAACAGGTATGTATTGAAACAGTTGAAGCCGGAGAAATGACCAAGGATTTGGCTATTCTGATTTACGGCGAAGGTGTTACCAACGCCAACTATCTGAGTACAGAAGGATTTTTAGCTGCACTTAAACGCAATCTGGATAAGAAACTGGCGTAAGAATTAAATCGCAGATAGAAACATAAAAGGAGCAACTGAATAGTTGCTCCTTTTATGTTTTCAAGAAAATCGTACTATCGTTCCGATTAACCTAAAAATCCTTTTAATAATTTACTTTTAGCATTGGGTCTCAATTTCCGAATCGCTTTTTCTTTGATTTGTCGCACGCGTTCACGTGTCAAACCAAATTCGTCGCCTATTTCTTCCAGTGTCATTTCCGCCACACCAATTCCAAAGAATTTTTTCACTATATCGCGTTCTCTGTCCGACAAAGTAAATGCCAGTACGCGCTCTATTTCTTTAGAAAGTGATTCGTTAATCAACACACGGTCTGCATTCGGAGAGTCATCGTTAATCATTACATCCAACAAGCTGTTGTCCTCGCCTTCCACAAACGGTGCATCCACAGAAATATGACGACCTGAAACTTTCATCGTGTCGGCAATTTTATCTACCGGAATATCCAGTACATCTGCCAATTCTTCGGGTGAAGGTTTACGCTCGTTTTCCTGCTCAAATTTGGAAAAAGCTTTGTTGATTTTGTTTAATGATCCTACCTGATTAAGCGGTAAACGAACAATACGTGACTGCTCAGCCAAAGCTTGTAAGATAGACTGACGAATCCACCAAACTGCATACGAAATAAACTTGAATCCACGTGTTTCATCGAATTTTTCGGCAGCTTTAATCAGTCCAAGATTGCCTTCATTGATTAAGTCCGGTAGACTGAGGCCTTGATTTTGGTACTGTTTTGCTACTGAAACAACAAAACGTAAGTTAGCACGTGTCAGTTTTTCCAACGCTATTCTATCACCTGCGCGGATTCGTTGAGCCAACTCAACTTCTTCTTCAACAGTAATAAGATCTTCGCGTCCTATCTCTTGGAGGTATTTGTCAAGAGATGCACTTTCACGATTCGTGATTGATTTGGTAATTTTTAATTGTCTCATTTTATTGATGAAAATTAGCTTGCAAAAGTAGCATTTTTTTTTGGTTTTACAAAACCGAAAAATCCAAAAGAATTATGACCTTTATTTCTATGCTAACAATTTATATTCAAGTAAGTTTATAAAACGGAAACGGTTTACCGAATTTGTATTCATATTAGCAAAAATAAACATCAGAGCACATCAAGTTGGTTTGAAATCGCCCCGAAACATTTGCTATTTTATCATTAACGCAACAGCGTTGAAATTGTTTCTGATTGTTGAAAAATAAAACACACAAACCCTTTTTAGCGGATTTGTGTGTTTTTCAGATCAATATTAAGCAACAGTTTATTCAGCTAAATCTATCGCCAGATACACCACCCTGCCGTTAGGATAAGCTCCTGCAATATACAGTGGTTTTTCTTTCTCTCCGTTATTCATCACATCTTCATAAGCTTCCTGAACATCTTCGGCCGAGCGTATGGTTTTATTATTTATCTTGAGGATAATAAATCCGGCTTTAATTCCCTGATCGGTCAGTTTTCCTTTGGAAAGTGATTTAATTTCAATACCATAATCCAGTCCCAGACGGTCTTTGGTCTTTGAATCCAATTCTTTAAATGTGGCTCCCAACACATCTTTACTGTTTTCCGATTTTACCACATTAAAGTTACCTTGCGTATTTTTAAGCTCCACTCTCAATTTTTCCTCTGAGTCGCCTCTCACAACAGTAACCGTTATTTTATCACCAGGGCGGTAACGAGCAACCTGTTCGCGCAACTCAGCTGATGATTTGACGGCTGTACCGTTCACGTTATTAATTACATCACCTACTTTTATTCCGGCGGCTTTTGCTGCACTCTGATCAGTTACCTCATCAACATAGGCACCCTCAAGAGTTTTCAGCTTCTTTTCTTTTGCCAGCTTACTGTCAATATCACCAATCTTAACTCCCAACAGCGCACGTTGCACCACTCCATATTGACGAATATCAGACACCACCTTTTGAACTATGCTTATCGGTACAGCAAATGCATAACCTGAATAAGCACCGGTTTGCGAAGCTATGGCTGCATTAATTCCAACCAACTCGCCTCGGGTGTTCACCAACGCACCTCCACTATTGCCCGGATTAACAGCTGCATCGGTCTGAATAAATGACTCAATTGCCATTTTAGTATTGATAATATTGATGTTACGCGCTTTGGCACTAACTATACCTGCCGTAACAGTAGATGTCAGATTAAACGGATTGCCTACTGCCAACACCCATTCACCTACCTTCAACTCATCAGAATTACCAAATGCAATGACTGGTAAATCCTTAGCATCTACTTTGATCAAAGCTATATCAGTATTAGGGTCGGTTCCTACCACTTTTGCTTTAAAGGTACGTTTATCATTCAGCGTAACTTCTATGTCGGTAGAACCTTCCACAACGTGATTGTTTGTAACGATATATCCATCATTCGATATAATCACGCCTGAACCTACGCCCTCTCTCATAGGAGGTTCATCGGTAGCTCCTCTCCTGGAGCGTGGGCTTTGTTGTGGTTGCCCGAAGAAATAATCAAAAAACGAATCATCAGGATATCCTCCGAATCGCTGAACCCTTATAGGACTTTTTGTCTTAACGTGAACCACCGCATGTATGCTTAATTCTGCAGCAACAGTGAAGTCGGTTTCCATTGCATTGGCTGCATGCGCAAATTTGGCATAAGTTACCGGCAGTTTATTTTCCTGAACTGTCAGGCTATCTCCTTTTTGTGAAACTAAATTTGTGGTCAGATTGGTTGCCACACTCACCGCAACGACTAAACCGAAAAAGCCGAGCGTTTTCATTCTTTTTGTTGCATTCATATTCATCTTTTTTAATTAATTATTTAATACATTTTACCTAGGGCTTTATAATTCAAACCCCTAATCTGTCTGCCATTTCTACAGCGAAAATATACAAAAGTTGTACCTCGCAATTAAACTCAAACAGATATTTGAATATAATTAACTTTCATTTTTTCGGGCTTAACGCGTATTAACGAAGAGGAATTTGTTCGTAAAAAAATCTGAAAATATTGAACAAAAAAAGCCACCCTTTTTGTCAGGTGGCTTTCTATAAAAGTCATATTTTTCCTCGTTGAGGTAATTGATCCAGCTTATTTTTTATAACCGTAAACCGCCAAATCACCCAGTTCTTCTTCGATACGAAGCAACTGGTTATACTTAGCCATACGATCGGAACGACTCAACGAACCTGTTTTGATTTGTCCCGAGTTCGTTGCTACAGCTATGTCGGCAATAGTAGCATCTTCAGTTTCACCCGAGCGGTGCGAAGTAACCGAGGTATAACCGGCACGGTGAGCCATTTCAATAGCATCCAATGTTTCGGACAAGGTTCCAATCTGATTTACTTTAATCAAAATTGAATTAGCACAACCTAAATCAATTCCTTTTCTCAGGTAATCAACATTGGTTACAAATAAGTCATCACCTACTAACTGGCATTTACTACCAATTTTGTCTGTAAGTAATTTCCATCCATCCCAGTCGCCCTCACTCATACCATCTTCTATCGAATCAATCGGATAATTAGAGATCAGTTCTGCGAGATAGTCAGCTTGCTCGGCCGAAGAGCGTTTCTTTCCATTAGGTCCTTCAAATTTAGAATAATCGTAAACTCCATCTTTGTAAAACTCGGATGAAGCGCAATCCAACCCGATAGTTACATCTGAACCCGGTTTGTAACCTGCATTTTTGACAGCCGTAAGAATTGATTCCAAAGCCTCTTCAGTTCCACCAGCCAGATTAGGAGCAAAACCACCCTCGTCACCTACGGCAGTGCTAAGACCTTTGTCGTGAAGCACTTTTTTCAATGAATGGAACACTTCAGCGCCCATACGAAGTCCTTCTTTAAACGATGTAGCACCAACAGGACGAATCATGAATTCCTGAAAAGCAATCGGGGCATCGGAGTGCGAACCACCGTTGATAATGTTCATCATAGGAACCGGCAATACAAAAGTATTGGTTCCTCCAATGTAACGATACAAAGGCAAATCGAGATAAGCCGCAGCAGCTTTGGCAACCGCCAGCGAAACTCCGAGAATAGCGTTGGCACCCAGGTTGGATTTTGTTTTTGTTCCATCCAGCTTAATCATAAGTTTATCGATAGCGCGTTGTTGCAATGCACTGATACCAACCAAAGCAGGTCCGAGAATCGTATTTACATTATCTACTGCTTTCTGAACACCTTTACCCAAATAACGTTTTTTGTCACCATCCCGAAGTTCAATGGCTTCATTTTCGCCGGTTGACGCTCCTGATGGAACTGCAGCACGACCGACAATGCCTGATTCAAGCAATACATCGACTTCTACAGTAGGATTTCCACGCGAGTCAAGTATTTCGCGGGCAACAATTTTTTCAATTTTACTCATGTTGTTTTTTAATTATGAAATTTGTTTTATGATGATTGATTTTATATCATTATTAACGCCTCCGAACGAAAAATGTTCGGGTAAAAGGACATAAAACAACACAAGACTCAGTTCCAAAAAAAGTAGTATTTTTGTATCAAATTAAAAACTATAATATGAAACGATTTATCCTTCCGGTCATCATATCTTTTACACTTTTATCGTGTGCTCAACTACAGCAGGTGGCCAACCAAATATCGACCTCACTGCCTTCAACAACAAGCAAAACAGTAACCAATACTGAAAATATTTCCGGTTTGAAAAGCTCTCTCAGTGTAGGGATAGAGCATGCTGTATCTAATCTTGGAGTAGAAGATGGATTTTATAAAAATGCTGCCGTCAAACTATTATTACCTCCGGAAGCGCAAACCATTGTTGATAATGCAAAACTAATTCCGGGTGGTCAGGCTTTGGTTGACAAGGCTATCCTTTCGCTCAACCGCTCTGCCGAAGATGCTGTAAAAGAAGCAACACCTATTTTCAAAACAGCTATCACAAGTATGACCATTACTGATGCTATGGGAATTTTGTTTGGAAATAATAATGCCGCAACAGAATATCTTAAAAAGACCACCTACTCGCAACTGAGAGCTGCATTTGCTCCCAAAATAAAAGCATCTCTCGACAAACCCTTGGTTGCAAACGTGTCAACAACCAAAACATGGAACTCACTTACATCGGGATATAATACAGTTGCAGGGAGCACAGTTGGTTCGATTTCAGGATTGAAGAAGGTGAATGTCAATCTGGAAAACTACGTTACCGAGAAAGCACTTGACGCCCTGTTTATGAAAGTTGCTGCCGAAGAAAGTGCCATCCGCACCAATCCTGCCGCGCGTGTAAACGATTTATTGAAAAGGGTTTTCGGGCAGTTGGATAAGAAATAAACAGCACTCCGCAAATTATACCCGATAAGGTATAATCGAGTCCAAATAAAACCATATTATACCCGAAAGGGTGTAATAAAATAGAACAAAGTCTTGTTCCCCTTTAGGCTTCGGCGTGAGCTCAGTCGAACGGGGTCAGGGGTTGTATCCTCACTCAAACTCCACCACCGTAACACCGGCACCACCAAACTGGATATGTTCGTCGCGATAGGTCCGAATGCCGTGGGTGGTTCCAAGATACTGACGAATCATCTGGCGTAACGCTCCGGTACCCGTTCCGTGCAAAATACGAACCGATGCCACACCTACCATCACGGCATCGTCGATAAAATACATCACAGCCTGCAACGCTTCGTCGCCACGCATACCGCGCACATCTATTTCCGACTGAAACGTGAGTTTGCGCTGACGAAC contains:
- a CDS encoding sigma-70 family RNA polymerase sigma factor, giving the protein MRQLKITKSITNRESASLDKYLQEIGREDLITVEEEVELAQRIRAGDRIALEKLTRANLRFVVSVAKQYQNQGLSLPDLINEGNLGLIKAAEKFDETRGFKFISYAVWWIRQSILQALAEQSRIVRLPLNQVGSLNKINKAFSKFEQENERKPSPEELADVLDIPVDKIADTMKVSGRHISVDAPFVEGEDNSLLDVMINDDSPNADRVLINESLSKEIERVLAFTLSDRERDIVKKFFGIGVAEMTLEEIGDEFGLTRERVRQIKEKAIRKLRPNAKSKLLKGFLG
- a CDS encoding citrate synthase → MEQDYLIYKLSETIKTTSRIDKELFTQFNVKRGLRNEDHSGVLVGLTKVGDVVGYEKLPEGGLKAIPGKLYYRGIDVEDLASGLAKENRLGFEETAFLLLSGYLPDAEELITFKKILYSAMPLNQKATMNIIDLEGQDIMNILARSVLELYTFDPNPDDISRDNLIRQSIELIAKFPTIIAYAYNILRHSQQGRSLHIRHPNEDMSLAENFLYMMKGPNNYTELDVKILDLTLILHADHGGGNNSTFTVRVTSSSQTDTYSSIAAGIGSLKGPLHGGANIKVVQMFEHLKTAIKDWTNVKEIDAYLKKMLNKEAYNKSGLIYGIGHAVYTISDPRALVLKEMARQMAEEKGLQKEFEFLQLLDERSVKAFMSFKGDDINKQVCTNVDFYSGFVYDAIGLPTEVFTPLFAMARITGWTAHRIEELNFASKRIIRPAYKNVGEKRPFTPLKDR
- a CDS encoding NADP-dependent isocitrate dehydrogenase, which translates into the protein MKEKIKVTKPVVELDGDEMTRIIWAFIKEQLILPYLDLDIKYYDLGIENRDLTNDEVTIEAANAINKYNVGIKCATITPDEARVEEFGLKKMWKSPNGTLRNIIGGTVFREPIICNNVPRYVQGWTKPIVIGRHAFGDQYKATDTVIKGKGTLKMTFTNEAGETKEWEVYNFNGDGVAMTMYNTDESIYGFARSSFQVALEKKWPLYLSTKNTILKAYDGRFKDIFQEVYEKEFQAAFKEAGITYEHRLIDDMVASCMKWNGGFVWACKNYDGDVQSDTVAQGFGSLGLMSSVLVTPDGKTVEAEAAHGTVTRHYRQHQQGKQTSTNPIASIFAWTRGLMHRAKLDNNPELQSFCEKLEQVCIETVEAGEMTKDLAILIYGEGVTNANYLSTEGFLAALKRNLDKKLA
- the eno gene encoding phosphopyruvate hydratase, encoding MSKIEKIVAREILDSRGNPTVEVDVLLESGIVGRAAVPSGASTGENEAIELRDGDKKRYLGKGVQKAVDNVNTILGPALVGISALQQRAIDKLMIKLDGTKTKSNLGANAILGVSLAVAKAAAAYLDLPLYRYIGGTNTFVLPVPMMNIINGGSHSDAPIAFQEFMIRPVGATSFKEGLRMGAEVFHSLKKVLHDKGLSTAVGDEGGFAPNLAGGTEEALESILTAVKNAGYKPGSDVTIGLDCASSEFYKDGVYDYSKFEGPNGKKRSSAEQADYLAELISNYPIDSIEDGMSEGDWDGWKLLTDKIGSKCQLVGDDLFVTNVDYLRKGIDLGCANSILIKVNQIGTLSETLDAIEMAHRAGYTSVTSHRSGETEDATIADIAVATNSGQIKTGSLSRSDRMAKYNQLLRIEEELGDLAVYGYKK
- a CDS encoding four helix bundle protein, which encodes MRNFEELRVWQDARLLVNDIYKMTATCKDYGFKDQIQRAAVSIMNNIAEGSESGSDPLFVRYLKIAKASCGEVRSMLFLCEDLHYCSADTAISLKNRAILISSSIQKLIEYLNKSNNQESKS
- a CDS encoding aconitate hydratase codes for the protein MVFDEEMIQRLYASLPEKIAQIKNKLQRPLTLTEKILYAHLAENEPIENYNRAVDYVNFSPDRVAMQDATAQMALLQLMNSGRKTVAVPSTVHCDHLIQAHIKAETDLKTANETNREVYDFLSAVSNKFGIGFWKPGAGIIHQVVFENYAFPGGMMIGTDSHTVNAGGMGMIAIGVGGADAVDVMAGMPWELKMPKIIGVKLTGKLSGWASPKDVILKLAGILTVKGGTNAIIEYFGEGTASISATGKGTICNMGAEVGATTSVFPFDAKSVEYLKATGRSSVAELALKNADHLQADAEVIANPEQYYDRLIEINLSELEPYINGPFTPDLAYPISEFAKAVKEKGYPQKMEVGLIGSCTNSSYEDLTRAASVVKKAKEDGLQVQAQFIINPGSEQVRYTAERDGVLAEFESVGGIVMANACGPCIGQWKRETDQPERPNSIITSFNRNFAKRADGNPNTHTFIGSPEVVAALTVAGDLCFNPLTDSLINAKGEKVKLTEPSGYELPAKGYAVEDAGYIAPVADGSKVVVNISPESKRLQILQPFTAWDGKDLIEQPLLIKATGKCTTDHISMAGPWLKFRGHLDNISDNMLIGAVNAFNNKTNAVLDPSTGEYVAVPALARKYKAQGIGSVVVAEENYGEGSSREHAAMEPRHLNVKAILVKSFARIHETNLKKQGMLALTFADKNDYDKVREDDRISITGLTTFGPGKNLQIVLTHSDGTTESFEVLHTYNQAQIDWFREGSALNAMQK
- a CDS encoding Do family serine endopeptidase, which gives rise to MNATKRMKTLGFFGLVVAVSVATNLTTNLVSQKGDSLTVQENKLPVTYAKFAHAANAMETDFTVAAELSIHAVVHVKTKSPIRVQRFGGYPDDSFFDYFFGQPQQSPRSRRGATDEPPMREGVGSGVIISNDGYIVTNNHVVEGSTDIEVTLNDKRTFKAKVVGTDPNTDIALIKVDAKDLPVIAFGNSDELKVGEWVLAVGNPFNLTSTVTAGIVSAKARNINIINTKMAIESFIQTDAAVNPGNSGGALVNTRGELVGINAAIASQTGAYSGYAFAVPISIVQKVVSDIRQYGVVQRALLGVKIGDIDSKLAKEKKLKTLEGAYVDEVTDQSAAKAAGIKVGDVINNVNGTAVKSSAELREQVARYRPGDKITVTVVRGDSEEKLRVELKNTQGNFNVVKSENSKDVLGATFKELDSKTKDRLGLDYGIEIKSLSKGKLTDQGIKAGFIILKINNKTIRSAEDVQEAYEDVMNNGEKEKPLYIAGAYPNGRVVYLAIDLAE
- a CDS encoding DUF4197 domain-containing protein; amino-acid sequence: MKRFILPVIISFTLLSCAQLQQVANQISTSLPSTTSKTVTNTENISGLKSSLSVGIEHAVSNLGVEDGFYKNAAVKLLLPPEAQTIVDNAKLIPGGQALVDKAILSLNRSAEDAVKEATPIFKTAITSMTITDAMGILFGNNNAATEYLKKTTYSQLRAAFAPKIKASLDKPLVANVSTTKTWNSLTSGYNTVAGSTVGSISGLKKVNVNLENYVTEKALDALFMKVAAEESAIRTNPAARVNDLLKRVFGQLDKK